Proteins found in one Zea mays cultivar B73 chromosome 1, Zm-B73-REFERENCE-NAM-5.0, whole genome shotgun sequence genomic segment:
- the LOC100383535 gene encoding Probable receptor-like protein kinase At5g24010 precursor, translating to MAVLVLLLLASFLPPTALAAFSPPFSFFLACGAGSTVRDSSARNFTPDDGYLTTKSVPAVTNSNANSAASPLYAAARASSSGAFSYRFSFPNFAGQAAFLVLRLHFFPFTPAPPSAFSISSARFAVSVQLQDTYDVLSSFSPPSAGVVKEFFVPAGGSGDFRVTFTPAAGSAAFVNAVELFPAPEELLWNASVTPVGAAVLDIAAWPRDALETVYRLNVGGPEVSEESDTLWRTWLPDDPFLFSPPGTSTLENTSAPIIYATYTREVAPDVVYRTQRAAANVSGMAVPTSVNVTWTFPAEPGSNYLVRLHFCDYEVVSAVDGVGIVFNVFVAQAIGTQDFTPKQFETQPNTALYRDYAASAPISRNFTVTVGMSDKSSPGEGGFLNGLEIMKLRPSGSSLAAGSRGSSRRVLIIALSAVLGASVLASAVLCLCFVARRKRRMARPAPLEKESSKPLPWSQESSGWVLEPSSRSGEGTTGAMHRVSTQLHIPLEELRSATDNFHERNLIGVGGFGNVYRGALRDGTRVAVKRATRASKQGLPEFQTEIVVLSRIRHRHLVSLIGYCNEQAEMILVYEYMEKGTLRSHLYGGADPGGGGGGEAAVLSWKQRLEVCIGAARGLHYLHTGYSENIIHRDVKSTNILLGDGFIAKVADFGLSRMGPSFGETHVSTAVKGSFGYLDPEYFKTQQLTDRSDVYSFGVVLFEVLCARPVIDQALEREQINLAEWAVEWQRRGQLERIADPRILGEVNENSLRKFAETAERCLADYGQERPSMADVLWNLEYCLQLQETHVRRDAFEDSGAVGAQFPEDVVVPRWVPSSTSFMTTADPDDSAVTGVGAVDSKVFSQLSGGEGR from the coding sequence ATGGCTGTCCTCGTCCTCCTCCTTCTCGCATCCTTCCTCCCGCCCACCGCCCTGGCCGCCTTCTCCCCacccttctccttcttcctcgcctgCGGCGCCGGCTCCACCGTACGCGACAGCTCAGCGCGCAACTTTACACCGGACGACGGTTACCTGACCACCAAAAGCGTCCCGGCGGTGACGAACTCCAACGCCAACAGCGCCGCCTCCCCGCTCTACGCCGCCGCGCGCGCGTCCAGCTCCGGCGCCTTCTCCTACAGGTTCTCTTTCCCCAACTTCGCCGGGCAGGCCGCGTTCCTCGTCCTCCGCCTCCACTTCTTCCCTTTCACCCCGGCCCCGCCGTCCGCCTTCAGCATCTCCTCTGCGCGCTTCGCAGTCTCTGTTCAGCTTCAGGACACGTACGACGTGCTGTCCTCCTTCTCGCCGCCGAGCGCCGGCGTCGTCAAGGAGTTCTTCGTCCCGGCAGGCGGCTCCGGTGACTTCCGCGTCACGTTCACGCcggccgccggctcggccgcgttCGTCAACGCCGTCGAGCTGTTCCCGGCTCCAGAGGAGCTGCTGTGGAACGCCAGCGTGACGCCGGTGGGCGCGGCGGTCCTCGACATAGCCGCGTGGCCGCGGGACGCGCTGGAGACGGTGTACCGCCTCAACGTGGGCGGCCCCGAGGTGAGCGAGGAGAGCGACACGCTCTGGCGGACGTGGCTCCCCGACGACCCCTTCCTCTTCAGTCCCCCGGGGACCTCCACGCTGGAGAACACGAGCGCCCCGATCATCTACGCCACCTACACCCGCGAGGTGGCGCCCGACGTCGTCTACAGGACGCAGCGCGCCGCGGCGAACGTGTCAGGGATGGCGGTACCCACGAGTGTCAACGTCACGTGGACCTTCCCGGCGGAACCGGGGTCGAACTACCTCGTCCGTCTCCACTTCTGCGACTATGAGGTGGTGAGCGCCGTCGACGGAGTCGGCATCGTGTTCAACGTCTTCGTCGCGCAGGCCATTGGCACCCAAGACTTCACGCCCAAACAATTCGAGACGCAGCCGAACACGGCCTTGTACAGGGACTACGCCGcctcggctcccatctcccggaaCTTCACGGTCACCGTCGGCATGTCCGACAAGAGCAGCCCTGGCGAAGGCGGTTTCCTGAACGGGCTGGAGATCATGAAGCTGCGGCCTTCGGGTTCGAGCTTGGCGGCGGGGTCACGCGGTAGCAGCAGGAGAGTTCTGATCATCGCGCTCTCGGCCGTGCTCGGCGCCTCGGTTCTCGCGTCCGCCGTGCTCTGCTTGTGCTTCGTCGCGCGGAGGAAAAGGCGGATGGCGCGACCGGCGCCGCTGGAGAAGGAGAGCAGCAAGCCGCTGCCGTGGTCCCAAGAGAGCTCCGGGTGGGTGCTGGAGCCGTCGAGCCGGTCGGGCGAGGGCACGACCGGCGCGATGCACAGGGTGAGCACGCAGCTCCACATCCCGCTGGAGGAGCTGAGGTCGGCCACCGACAACTTCCACGAGCGCAACCTCATCGGCGTGGGCGGGTTCGGCAACGTGTACCGCGGAGCGCTCCGCGACGGCACGCGCGTGGCGGTGAAGCGCGCGACGCGCGCGTCCAAGCAGGGCCTGCCGGAGTTCCAGACGGAGATCGTGGTGCTGTCCCGCATCCGGCACCGGCACCTGGTGTCCCTGATCGGCTACTGCAACGAGCAGGCGGAGATGATCCTGGTGTACGAGTACATGGAGAAGGGGACGCTGCGGAGCCACCTGTACGGGGGGGCGGacccgggcggcggcggcggcggcgaggcggcggtgctgtcGTGGAAGCAGCGGCTGGAGGTGTGCATCGGCGCCGCCAGGGGGCTGCACTACCTGCACACGGGGTACTCGGAGAACATCATCCACCGCGACGTCAAGTCCACCAACATCCTCCTGGGCGACGGGTTCATCGCGAAGGTGGCCGACTTCGGGCTGTCGCGCATGGGCCCGTCGTTCGGGGAGACGCACGTGAGCACGGCGGTGAAGGGCAGCTTCGGGTACCTGGACCCGGAGTACTTCAAGACGCAGCAGCTGACGGACCGGTCGGACGTGTACTCGTTCGGGGTGGTGCTGTTCGAGGTGCTGTGCGCGCGGCCGGTGATCGACCAGGCGCTGGAGCGCGAGCAGATCAACCTGGCGGAGTGGGCCGTGGAGTGGCAGAGGCGCGGGCAGCTGGAGCGCATCGCCGACCCGCGGATCCTCGGGGAGGTGAACGAGAACTCGCTGCGCAAGTTCGCGGAGACGGCGGAGCGGTGCCTGGCGGACTACGGGCAGGAGCGGCCGTCCATGGCCGACGTGCTGTGGAACCTCGAGTACTGCCTGCAGCTGCAGGAGACGCACGTGCGGCGGGACGCGTTCGAGGACAGCGGCGCCGTGGGCGCGCAGTTCCCCGAGGACGTCGTCGTGCCGCGCTGGGTGCCGTCGTCGACCAGCTTCATGACCACGGCCGACCCGGACGACTCGGCCGTCACGGGCGTGGGCGCCGTCGACAGCAAGGTGTTCTCCCAGCTCAGCGGCGGCGAGGGCCGGTGA